aaaaaatagaCCTATCAAAAAAATCCCTCCACCATCTGACTGTTGTGCATTTTCTATATTTACGGGTTACGGTTGGGTGCtggcctcagattttcacttcaTCAAATAGTCAGGCGGTtgtggatgggttattagcaattgcgggcgGGTGAACAAGTGCAAAAACTGCATACTAAACATCCCTCTTTTCCAACCGTTTATTCTTACAGAGTGACCACAGTGTTCACATGAACACGTTGCTGGAGAACAACCAGAGAAGATATTGTCTCTGCCGTTCCTGTGGGATATGAATGACAGCTTGAGAATGTCACCTGAGATCATGATGTTTCACCAAATGATGGAACAAGCCCAGAACGCCAGCTCTGAAGCACTCGCCCACATCTGCAATAAGAGTGCAAGTGGAGACTCACTACAGCTGCCCACCTTCTCCACAGCAGCCAAAGTCAGAGTGATCATTACTTTTACTCTGTGTGCCATGTCAGCTGTCTGTAACCTAGCTGTGCTGTGGGCTGCCAATACTAACGGCAAGCGCAAGTCCCATGTTAGGATATTAATAATTAACCTGACTGTGGCAGACCTGCTGGTGACTTTCATCGTCATGCCTGTTGATGCTGTCTGGAATATCACAGTTCAGTGGCAGGCAGGAGACGCCGCCTGTAGGCTGCTGATGTTCATGAAACTTGTTGCCATGTACTCCTGTGCTTTTGTCACAGTGGTCATTAGCTTGGACCGCCAGTCTGCTATCCTCAACCCACTAGCCATCAATGAGGCCAAGAAGAGAAGCAAAATCATGTTGTCTGTGGCGTGGGCGATGAGTGTGATTCTGTCTGTTCCCCAGGTGAGGCTCTGGTTAAGAGAGGTTTCATGTTTTATCTCCTCAGCCTAATCTCAAGACACCACCACAAGGATACAACTATACTTCTGGTATACCCCAGGGATGTTAAATGTTTTAAGTAAAACATCAAATGACATAACCCTGCAGCAGCATTATAGCACATTACTGACTTGATGCATGTTGTCAGGTTCACTTACCAAGAATAGAACATTTTGATTTTGACAGCAATTAGAAATGTAGTAATGGGAAGCACTAATTAAGAAAACTAAACGCTTTCCTGAAGGGAATTTCAGTACAGGTGTTGCAGTTAATATTGTCCATGGTTTAAGAGTAACCTTTAAATGTGATTGATAACTGGTGAATAGGGCCATCATTTACTGACTCCTGGTTATGACATTAATTTTACATTTGGAGGCTCTGCAATAAAATCCATTAAACTACATAGGCTTTGAGAAATGGAATCACTGAAAGAAGCCCTTACCTGCAATTAATTTCAAGCATTCAACGCTTGCCTCTTCACCTTTGTGCAAATTCAGTGAAATGAGCAGTTAAACATGGTATTAGTCACATTGCAGACTAGGCAAGAGCAATTTTCTGCTGCATGAAACACTAGTATTTCATGCAGTATATCACTTAAGACAAGCAATAGAATTATGGTTAAAGACCATACTATTTTTATTGTTAAAAACAAACATTTCCTTTGTGTTGTCATATAGATGCTGATATTCCACAGCGTGACCATCACAGTCCCAGAAAAGTTTACCCAGTGCACTACCCGTGGGAGCTTTGTCCAACACTGGCAGGAAACCCTGTACAACATGTTCACCTTTGCCTGTCTATTCCTGCTGCCACTGATCATCATGATCGTCTGTTACACACGGATCCTGGTGGAGATATCCAGTCGTATGACCCATGGAAACAGTAGGTCAAATGACATATTTTACTGTCAATTGTAGTATTCTAGTGGTAGTTATTTCTAGGTGTAGTAGTATACAGTTGTTCATGAGGGGGTTACTAAGAGCACTGCATATTGATGATAAAGGTAATATAAACATATTGACATATGGTGTTGAGATTAGGAGAAAGTGTTTATTTCCTTGTTTCAGTGTCTTCTAAGGAGATACATCTCAGACGCTCCCACAACAACATTCCAAAAGCACGGATGAGGACTTTGAAAATGAGCATTGTTATCGTGACTTCCTTCATCGTCTGCTGGACCCCTTACTACCTGTTGGGACTGTGGTACTGGTTCTTCCCAGACGATATGGATGAGACGGTCTCTCATTCTTTGACTCATATGCTCTTTATTTTTGGCCTCTTCAATGCCTGTTTGGACCCGATAACTTACGGCCTGTTCACTATCCATTTCCGCCATGGCCTGAAGCGCTACTGTCGGAGCACAGCCACGTTCAGCCGTGAGTCAGAGAACAACACTACCCTGACCGGCTCTTTCAGGTGCTCTTCCTTCCGCATGACACGGCTTACCCAGCAAGGCCAGACCACCATCACTGGCCAGATggcagaggaggaacagggcaagAAACCCTGCCGCTATAGCAACTACCTCACAGTTCACAGCAGTGGAGGTGACCCATGTCCGGCCAATCCTGAAAGCATGATATGAGGGATTAGAATAAGTCCTACTTAAGAACATTGCTTATACCCTCATCTGTTGGCTGACAATGAATAACTTGAATACTTTTGTGCTGTAAGAAAGCACATTTTGCTTACATTTGCATTCAGCCAGACATGGCTTAAAGTGTAAATCATAAGACACTTATCTGCATATTACTTCAAACGGTAGTACTCCCGTAGTGGTCTTTGGAAAAACATTTTTCATTCAATAGAGCCATACAGACCAAGTATACCAGGAAAAACAATATATCCAATTTCCTCAAGATGTGCAAAGGAGGAAGCTTATAAATGAATTGCTCTTTCATCTTGCAGGCAGAAATGACATATGCAGTGTAAAAAGTGGGATGACGCTGTTGTTGGTCTGAAGTGCTTTTACTGATTGGAATGATTGAAAATTATGCTTTGGTTTGTTCAACTTATTCTATATAAAATTTGCCtgggaaaaaaataaataataatttgacAGATCAATTACGTTTTTTAAATTGAATGAAAGCTTCTAAATTGCTTTCAACACTGCATGCTCATTGAATAGTGGTGGGGGCAATGTAGCAGCCGCAGCCTATCAGAAGAGTTGGAGGCGTGAATTATTGGGAAGTGGCTTTCAGGTTGCTGTTTTTTCCATCCTGTGAGTGAATGTCATTCCAGTTAATGTGGTCTACTTTAGTCACTTGTACACTGCCAGCATATGTAATGATACTTGCTTAAGAGCATGTGATACTGAAAACCCTGGTAAGATTTGTATATGTTAAGGTAGACAATGCTTGTTTGCAATATTGTAGCTACGAAATGTGAAAGACTTATGTAAAGAATGTTTGGAAAAGTTTTTGAACAAgctttttttttatttacagGAAATTTATTTAATTGCTTGTAACCCAATTTGAAGAAATGTGGATATGTAATTCCTATTTTTAAAATATGACAAATGGGCTCtatttaggctacattaaatATTAGTTTGTATTTATTACTTTTAACCAAAGGGGACCAGTAAGTTGAGTGTTGAAATTTGAAATATAGTTTTGGTAATAATCAAATAAAACTGTGTGCATTGAATCTACTGTAGTCGTTATTCAAACTTAGTCTTGTACACTGACAGCATATGTACTGATACTGGAATTGCTTAGTTTCATCAAATCTAGCATTTTACAATTGAGAACCTAACCCATTTACTTGTAACCAGTTGAAGTAATTTTTTGGGGTTGATCCAGAGTCATTTTAGACAGTGTGGACTTGGAACAAAACTGTAAATGTAGGCAAATTCAGTCCGATGACATCTAGATGCTCAACTTGTGGTTCATTGTACAATGTACAGAACAGCTTTATGTGAATTCTATGATCAAATGAATGTTGTGATGCAGTAAATATTGTAATCCAACCGTATAGCCTTTATAATTGAAGTGGTTGGGTATAGTTAAGTGTGAATCTACCTTACAGAAATATGTATAGTTTTGGTTGGTTCTTTAGTAAAGTTATGTCCAGTGCTTCAGGGAAATCACTGCATAGTGTATTGCATTGACATCAAACTGGAGACAACCAAACTGTAAAATGTGGTTGGTTGGCTTGTCATCTAAAAAAATATTGTGTCTGTGTAATACTTTGATGGTCACATTCTGTACATGTTACAGTAGAAGACAAACAGATACAGGTACTTTAATGTTGAATTTACTGGGACCCAAACATGTTGCAGAAAAACCCCGAAGACACACTTCGTTAACTAATATTCGGTTGTATGCTTTTCTCTTAAATGTTTGCTTGTGTTCAAAGAAATAAGTTAAGGAGATAGCTATATTTGTGTGCATGATTACAACATTTGTATTTGTGTACATTATTTAAATAAAGTTGTGTTAATTGTATTAATGCATACTAAGCAATTCCTAAATTATTGGAAGTGCAGAATTCATTGAAAGTAATTAACACTATCATATGTGAGCTGGGGGGGTTGATTagttacatatcgcaatattatttggGACTCAAAGTATTGATTTCCCCCCCAAgaaacatacatgcatacatgcatacactgccgttcaaaggtttggggcaacttagacatttccttgattttgaaagaaaacacatttttgccatttttaaaataacatcaaattgattagaaatacagtgtagacattgttaatgttgtaaatgactactgtagctggaaacggcagatttattTTTATGgatatctacagaggcccattatcagcaaccatcactcctgtg
This genomic stretch from Salvelinus alpinus chromosome 15, SLU_Salpinus.1, whole genome shotgun sequence harbors:
- the gnrhr4 gene encoding gonadotropin releasing hormone receptor 4, encoding MNDSLRMSPEIMMFHQMMEQAQNASSEALAHICNKSASGDSLQLPTFSTAAKVRVIITFTLCAMSAVCNLAVLWAANTNGKRKSHVRILIINLTVADLLVTFIVMPVDAVWNITVQWQAGDAACRLLMFMKLVAMYSCAFVTVVISLDRQSAILNPLAINEAKKRSKIMLSVAWAMSVILSVPQMLIFHSVTITVPEKFTQCTTRGSFVQHWQETLYNMFTFACLFLLPLIIMIVCYTRILVEISSRMTHGNMSSKEIHLRRSHNNIPKARMRTLKMSIVIVTSFIVCWTPYYLLGLWYWFFPDDMDETVSHSLTHMLFIFGLFNACLDPITYGLFTIHFRHGLKRYCRSTATFSRESENNTTLTGSFRCSSFRMTRLTQQGQTTITGQMAEEEQGKKPCRYSNYLTVHSSGGDPCPANPESMI